The following are encoded in a window of Kitasatospora sp. NBC_01250 genomic DNA:
- a CDS encoding nucleotidyltransferase domain-containing protein, which translates to MVRVLLSGVVGSTAYGLARPGSDVDRLGVFAVATEELHGLRRPAESVVTTAPDRTFHEAAKWCRLALVCNPTAGELLWLPEDLYEERTPLGSELIGLRHSFLSAGAVRSAYLGYAGQQLRKLRTRDTSLPETRARAAKHARHLVRLVEQAVGLHETGELRVRLAEPERIWELGERIADRPESAEPLLAEAEHRLDRPGVLPAAPDERPVEDWLRRVRLANLTPLAAA; encoded by the coding sequence GTGGTGCGGGTACTGCTGTCCGGGGTGGTGGGGTCGACGGCGTACGGGCTGGCGCGGCCGGGCTCGGACGTCGACCGGCTCGGGGTCTTCGCGGTGGCGACCGAGGAGCTGCACGGCCTGCGGCGCCCGGCGGAGTCGGTGGTGACCACGGCGCCGGACCGGACCTTCCACGAGGCGGCCAAGTGGTGCCGGCTCGCGCTGGTCTGCAATCCGACGGCCGGTGAACTCCTCTGGCTGCCCGAGGACCTGTACGAGGAACGCACGCCGCTGGGGTCGGAGCTGATCGGGCTGCGGCACTCCTTCCTGAGCGCCGGCGCGGTGCGCTCGGCCTATCTCGGTTACGCCGGGCAGCAGTTGCGCAAACTGCGGACCCGCGACACCAGCCTCCCCGAGACCCGCGCCCGGGCGGCCAAGCACGCGCGGCACCTGGTGCGGCTGGTCGAGCAGGCGGTCGGGCTGCACGAGACCGGCGAACTGCGGGTCCGGCTCGCCGAGCCCGAGCGGATCTGGGAGCTGGGCGAGCGGATCGCCGACCGCCCCGAGAGCGCCGAGCCGCTGCTCGCCGAGGCCGAGCACCGCCTCGACCGCCCCGGCGTGCTGCCGGCGGCCCCCGACGAGCGGCCGGTGGAGGACTGGCTGCGCCGGGTGCGCCTGGCGAACCTGACGCCCCTGGCCGCGGCCTGA
- a CDS encoding DUF3592 domain-containing protein — protein sequence MGRDGHEVLLGCWWAGLVLLVVGVPAITLGLTRFARRGTEVQGTVSEVLLLPRRGGAGALVPVVRFTDAASEREVIGSPSCGRVPLAGWPGQPITVRYLPSAPERFQAGPQTSVFDAALSSLLVMTLGSVALVLTRWTDPDAIATSAVLGASGVALGAATVLTRRASRSERCTALRDKGVVSYGRIVGSLVVDGGGDNAHHYHPVLAFTSAAGEEVLGADLQTMSSQSYPVDGAPVPVRHLPENPLLFALDATVRRRSATTGPAARMFGLVTVLACCGVLIMVGANLGHR from the coding sequence ATGGGCCGGGACGGCCACGAGGTGCTGCTGGGGTGTTGGTGGGCCGGTCTGGTCCTGCTCGTGGTGGGCGTACCGGCCATCACGCTCGGGCTGACCCGGTTCGCGCGGCGCGGTACGGAGGTCCAGGGGACCGTCTCCGAGGTGCTGCTGCTCCCGCGCCGGGGCGGGGCCGGCGCGCTGGTCCCCGTGGTGCGGTTCACCGATGCCGCCTCCGAGCGCGAGGTGATCGGGTCGCCGTCCTGCGGGCGGGTGCCGCTGGCCGGCTGGCCCGGGCAGCCGATCACCGTGCGCTACCTGCCGAGCGCCCCGGAGCGGTTCCAGGCCGGGCCGCAGACCAGCGTCTTCGACGCCGCGCTGAGCAGCCTGCTGGTCATGACGCTCGGCTCGGTCGCCCTGGTGCTGACCCGGTGGACCGACCCCGACGCGATCGCCACCAGCGCGGTGCTCGGCGCCTCCGGCGTGGCGCTCGGCGCGGCCACCGTGCTGACCCGCCGGGCGAGCCGGTCCGAGCGTTGTACGGCCCTGCGGGACAAGGGAGTTGTCAGCTACGGCCGGATCGTCGGCTCGCTCGTGGTGGACGGCGGCGGGGACAACGCGCACCACTACCACCCGGTGCTGGCCTTCACCTCGGCCGCCGGCGAGGAGGTGCTCGGAGCCGACCTGCAGACCATGAGCAGCCAGAGCTACCCGGTGGACGGCGCCCCGGTCCCGGTGCGCCACCTGCCGGAGAACCCGCTGCTCTTCGCCCTCGACGCCACCGTGCGCCGGCGCTCCGCCACCACCGGCCCGGCGGCCCGGATGTTCGGCCTGGTCACGGTCCTCGCCTGCTGCGGGGTCCTGATCATGGTCGGCGCCAACCTCGGCCACCGCTGA